A region from the Sulfurivermis fontis genome encodes:
- a CDS encoding microcin C ABC transporter permease YejB — translation MAAYILKRLLLMIPTLFGVLLITFIVIQFVPGGPVEQLVSQLKGQGVQGEASAGLQGLYRGAQGLDSERLTELKAYYGFDKPAWQRFMEMLGNYLTFNLGDSYFHHQSVLQLVLSKLPVSISLGMWTFFLTYLISVPLGVAKAVRDGTPFDLATSTLILIGYSIPGFVLGITLLVLFGGGSFWDVFPLRGLTSDNWEELSVFGKVLDYLWHMVLPVTASVVGSFAVMTMLTKNSFLEEIRKQYVLTARAKGLSENAVLYRHVFRNAIIPLITGFPGAFLAAFFTGSLLIETIFSLDGIGLLSYDAVMKRDYPVVMGTLYLFTLIGLVGKLLTDICYVLVDPRIQFESVRQ, via the coding sequence ATGGCTGCCTATATCCTCAAGCGCCTGCTGCTGATGATCCCGACGTTGTTCGGTGTACTACTGATCACTTTCATCGTCATCCAGTTCGTGCCTGGTGGTCCGGTAGAGCAACTGGTTTCCCAACTCAAGGGGCAGGGGGTGCAGGGTGAAGCCAGTGCCGGTTTGCAGGGACTGTATCGTGGCGCACAGGGGTTGGACAGCGAACGGCTGACGGAACTCAAGGCCTATTACGGTTTCGACAAGCCGGCCTGGCAGCGTTTTATGGAGATGCTGGGTAATTACCTTACCTTCAACCTGGGGGACAGCTATTTTCATCATCAGTCGGTGTTACAGCTGGTGTTATCCAAGCTGCCGGTGTCCATCAGCCTCGGTATGTGGACTTTTTTCCTCACCTATCTGATTTCGGTGCCGCTTGGTGTAGCCAAGGCGGTACGCGATGGCACCCCATTCGACCTGGCTACCAGCACGCTGATCCTCATCGGCTACTCCATCCCCGGTTTTGTGCTCGGCATCACCCTGCTGGTGCTGTTCGGCGGCGGCAGCTTCTGGGACGTGTTCCCATTGCGTGGACTGACCTCGGACAACTGGGAGGAACTGTCAGTGTTCGGCAAGGTGCTGGATTATCTGTGGCACATGGTGTTGCCGGTCACCGCCTCGGTGGTGGGCAGCTTTGCGGTGATGACCATGCTGACCAAAAACAGTTTTCTCGAAGAGATTCGCAAACAATATGTGCTCACCGCCCGCGCCAAGGGGCTGAGCGAGAACGCCGTGCTGTACCGTCACGTGTTCCGCAATGCCATCATCCCGCTGATTACCGGTTTTCCCGGCGCCTTCCTGGCGGCGTTTTTCACCGGCAGCCTGCTCATTGAAACCATCTTCTCCCTCGATGGCATCGGCCTGCTGTCCTATGACGCGGTCATGAAGCGTGATTATCCGGTGGTAATGGGTACGCTGTATCTGTTCACTCTGATTGGTCTGGTGGGCAAGTTGCTCACCGATATCTGTTACGTGCTGGTCGATCCACGCATCCAATTCGAGTCGGTGAGGCAATGA